In Pseudonocardia sp. DSM 110487, the sequence TGCTCGGGCGCATGGGCCGCACCGAGGAGGCGCGCATCGAGCTGGCACGTGCTGCAGACCTGTGCGGCAACACACGCGAGCGGGAGCTGCTGGAGCGGAAGCGGGCGGCGTTGCAACCCGCGTCGAACCGCATCCTCCGAAGGTCGTAGGCACGACTGGGGGCCTGAGCAGGATGTGTGTACGGGCGCGCCCCGACAGGCTCGATGCATGACATCGATCCGCGCCCGGCTAGCGGCGCTAGCACTAGCCGCCGCCTGCGCCGTAGTGACACTGCTGAGCGGCTGCAGCGCCCCGGCGGCACCGACCCCCGCTCCGCCGATCCCCGCCCCGCGCGCTGCGGACCTGACCGGGCCGGACGTCGACGCGTGGCTGGACGGGCTGCTCCCGGCCGCCCTCCAACGGTCGGGCGTCGCGGGGGCGGCGGTCACCGTGGTGCACGACGGGCAGGTCCTCACCGCCCGCGGGTACGGGTACGCGGACACCGGCTCCGACGGGGGCGAACCACGTCCGGTCGATGTCGATCGGACGCTCTTCCGGGTCGGGTCGGTCTCGAAGGTCTTCGTCGCGACCGCCGTGTTGCAGCAGGTCGAGCAGGGGCGGATCGACCTCGACACCGACGTGCAGCGGTACCTGGACTTCCCCCTCCCCCGGACGTTCGACGGGCCCATCACGATGCGCCACCTCCTGACGCACACGGCCGGGTTCGAGGAGCGGATCAAGGGCGTTCTGACCTTCGGTGCTCCCCCGCCGGACCTGCGCGACACCGTCGCCGTGGACCCGCCGGAGCAGGTGTTCGAGCCGGGGACGGTCCCCTCGTACTCCAACTACGGCTACGCGCTCGCGGGCTACGTCGTGGAGCGCGTGAGCGGGATGCCGTTCACCTCCTACGTCGACCGCAACGTGGTCGACCGGGCAGGCATGACGTCGTCGAGCTTCGCGCAGCCGTTGCCGCTGCACCTCGCCGACCGCCTCTCCCGCGGCTACCCCACCAGCTCCGAGCCGGCCGGCCCCTTCGAGATGGTCGGTCCCGCTCCCGCCGGTGCCCTGTCGGCGACCGCGACCGACATGGGCCGGTTCATGCTCGCCCAGCTCGGCGAGCCCGGACGAGGGCCGGCCGTGCTCCGCCCCGACACCCTGGCGCTGATGAAGCAGCCCGCGCCCGACCCGGCCACCCTCGGCACGCTGGGCGCCGGCCCCCGCATGGCCCTCGGCCTGTTCGACGAGAGCCGGGGCGGCCACCGGATCGTCGGGCACGGCGGCGACACCGACTTCTTCCACTCGCACATGCAGCTCTACCCGGACGACCGGACCGGCGTCTTCGTCACGCTCAACAGCGCGGGCCGCGGTCCCACGGACACCCTCGAGCTGCGGGAGTCCGTGCTGAACGGGTTCGCCGACCGGTACTTCCCCGCCGCGGACGCCACGCAGCGACCTGCGACGTCGACTGCCGCGCGCCACGCCGCCATGGCCGAGGGCGCGTACGAGAGCGCGCGCCTGCCGTTCAGCAACTTCCTCACCGCGTTGGGTCTCGTGGGCCAGACGCACATCGCCGCGCGACCGGACGGGACGGTGCTCATCACGCCCGGTCCGCTGAGCCTGTACCCGGCCGCCTACCGGGAGGTCGAACCCTGGGTGTGGCAGGAGGTCGGCGGCCGGCGGATCGTCACGATGCGCGCGGGAGGGGACCGCGTCGAGGCCGTCGGCTTCGAGTCCGCCTTCACGCTCCTGCGCGCGGAACCCGCTCGCGACGCGGGCATCGTCCTGCCGCTGCTCATCGCTTCGGCGGCCGTCCTGCTCGTCGGCCTGCTGGTGTGGCCGGTCGGCGCGATGATCCGCCGCCGCTACCGCGTTCCGGCGCCCCCGACGCCGGCCCGCGCGGCACGCGTCCTGACCCGGATCGCCGCGGCCGCCGCCGTGCTCGCCCTCGCGGGCTGGACGGCGCTCGTGCTCACGATCGCCGGCCTGCAGGACGTGCCCGAGGCGTTCATCCGCGTCCTGCAGGGCGCCCAGTGGGTGGCGCTCGCCGGGGTGCTCCCCTCGGCCCTGCTCGTGGTCGCCTCCGTCCGGTACCGCGCGGGTCTGATCAGGACTCTCGGTAACGTGTCGCTGCTGCTGGCTCTGGTGGGGACCGCGTGGTTCGCGCAGGCCTTCGGCCTGCTCTCGCTCGACGTGTCCTACTGACGGCGGATCCCGGTGACCCGATGACCTCGCAGACCTGCAGCCCCACCGAGGCCGACGCGCCGTACGGCTGGCCGGACCGGCTGGCGGCATGGGCCGACGCCCAGCTCACGCGGATGGGCCTGATCAGCCGGTTCGGGCGCGACTGCGCGCTGGCAGTGGTGCTGTGCCTCGTCACGACCGGCCTCTTGCTGCTGCTGTTCGCCGACCCGGCGCAGACCCCGGGCCTGACGCTCGAGCCGTTCCAGGTGTCCGCGACGATCGTCCTGTCGGCGGTGCAGTCGCTCCTGCTGTGCGTCCGGCGTGTGCACCCCGTGCTGTGCCTGTGGCTCGTGGCGCTGCCGCAGGTGGCGATGTTCGCCGTGCTCCCGGCCGGAGCCGCCGTCCGCGGTCTCGCACCTGCGATCGCCGGCTACGGGTGTGGTGCGCTGTTGCCGGCCCGCCGGGCGGTCCGCGTCGTCGCCGCCGTCGCGCTGTTCGAGAGCGCCGGACTCGTGGTCGTGAGTTTCCTCCCCGGCCAGAGCGCGGCGCCGTCGGTGGCCGGCCAGCTCGTGTCGGGCGTGCTGACCTACGCCGCGTCCGCGCTCTTCGGCGCGTACATCGCCACCCGCCGGCAGAACGCCGGGCTCGAGCGGCTGCGCGCGGCGGAGGCGGTCGAGACGCAGCGGGCCAGGGCGGATGCGGCGATCGGGCTGGAGCGGTCCCGGATGGCGCGCGAGCTGCACGACATCGCCGCGCACCACCTGTCCGGCATGGTCGTGCAGGCGGCGGTGGTCGAGCGGCTGATCGACCGGGACCCGCAGGCGGCGAAGGAGGCAGCCGCGTGGATCCGCGCTCAGGGTCGGGAGACGCTGCACAACCTGCGCCTCGTCGTCGGCGTGCTCCGGGGGCCCGGGGGCGGGGAGCTGGACGACGAGGGGGCGCCGGTGCCCGGGCTGGGCGTCCTCGAC encodes:
- a CDS encoding serine hydrolase, producing MTLLSGCSAPAAPTPAPPIPAPRAADLTGPDVDAWLDGLLPAALQRSGVAGAAVTVVHDGQVLTARGYGYADTGSDGGEPRPVDVDRTLFRVGSVSKVFVATAVLQQVEQGRIDLDTDVQRYLDFPLPRTFDGPITMRHLLTHTAGFEERIKGVLTFGAPPPDLRDTVAVDPPEQVFEPGTVPSYSNYGYALAGYVVERVSGMPFTSYVDRNVVDRAGMTSSSFAQPLPLHLADRLSRGYPTSSEPAGPFEMVGPAPAGALSATATDMGRFMLAQLGEPGRGPAVLRPDTLALMKQPAPDPATLGTLGAGPRMALGLFDESRGGHRIVGHGGDTDFFHSHMQLYPDDRTGVFVTLNSAGRGPTDTLELRESVLNGFADRYFPAADATQRPATSTAARHAAMAEGAYESARLPFSNFLTALGLVGQTHIAARPDGTVLITPGPLSLYPAAYREVEPWVWQEVGGRRIVTMRAGGDRVEAVGFESAFTLLRAEPARDAGIVLPLLIASAAVLLVGLLVWPVGAMIRRRYRVPAPPTPARAARVLTRIAAAAAVLALAGWTALVLTIAGLQDVPEAFIRVLQGAQWVALAGVLPSALLVVASVRYRAGLIRTLGNVSLLLALVGTAWFAQAFGLLSLDVSY
- a CDS encoding sensor histidine kinase, translating into MTSQTCSPTEADAPYGWPDRLAAWADAQLTRMGLISRFGRDCALAVVLCLVTTGLLLLLFADPAQTPGLTLEPFQVSATIVLSAVQSLLLCVRRVHPVLCLWLVALPQVAMFAVLPAGAAVRGLAPAIAGYGCGALLPARRAVRVVAAVALFESAGLVVVSFLPGQSAAPSVAGQLVSGVLTYAASALFGAYIATRRQNAGLERLRAAEAVETQRARADAAIGLERSRMARELHDIAAHHLSGMVVQAAVVERLIDRDPQAAKEAAAWIRAQGRETLHNLRLVVGVLRGPGGGELDDEGAPVPGLGVLDRLVRTARELGTPVELVRDGEPMEVPPIADVTFYRVVQEALANVREHAPGAPARIVLRYGTADVSLEIENAARPAPDRPRVNRGFGLAGMQERAQLIGAALDAGPTPSGGWRVSLRLPLDGETTSPHAGAHRSVPHPGTRLAP